Within Phycisphaerales bacterium, the genomic segment GATCCGTTGTCGTCGTCCCAACCCGCGCCGACCACCGCATACTCACCAGAGATCGAAACGCTACCGCCGAAGAAGTCATCATCAGCAGGCGAGGTCTGCTTCGCCGACTGTATCCAGTCTCCATCACCATCGCGATCAAAGATATAAGCACTGCCAGAATTAGTTCCTTTGTCGTCATCATCAGGCGCGCCGACCACGGCATAACCACCTGAGATTGCAACGCTACGCCCGAAGTTGTCATAGCCCGCCCCATCGGAAGCGATCAGCTTCGCAGCTTCAGACCAATTGCCTTGGCCATCACGCTCATAGACATACGCGCTGCCGGAAGAATATCCGTTGTCGTCGTCCCAACCCGCGCCGATCACGGCATAGTCACCTGAGATTGAAACGCTGTAGCCGAAGTAGTCACCAGCCGCTGCATCAGAGGCGGTTAGCTTTTGCGCCTCTGACCAGACGCCCGCTCCATCACGCTCAAAGACATACGCACTGGCGGAGTAGCTGCCGTCGTCGTCATCACCGTACGCACCAATCACGGCATAGTTACCTGAGATCGAAACGCTACCGCCGAAGTAGTCTTCTGCCGCCCCATCGGAGGCCGTCAGCTTATTTACTTCAGTCCAGTTCCCATCGCGATCGTGCTCGAAGATATACGCGCTGCCGGACCAAGTCCCGTTGTAGCCACCGCCAATCGCGCCGATCACGGCATAGTCACCTGAGATTGAAACACTCCAGCCGAAACGGTCATTGTACGCCCCATCGGAGGCGGTTAGCTTGGCTACTTCATTCCAGTTACCATCACCATCGCGATCGAAGATATAGGCGCCGCCGGAATAAAAATCGTTGCCGTGTGCTAGGTCCGCACCAATCACGGCATACTCACCTGAGATTGAAACGCTACGGCCAAATCGGTCATTTTCCGCCCCATCAGAAGCAGTCAGCTTTTGGACTTCATTCCAGCTACCCGCTCCATCACGCTCAAAGATGTATGCACTGCCGGAGGAGTAGTTGTCGTCTTCCTCGTACGCGCCGATCACCGCATAATCACCTGAGATTGAAACGCTAAGGCCAAATCGGTCATTTTCCGCCCCATCAGAAGCAGTCAGCTTTTGGACTTCATTCCAGTTACCCAAGCCATCGCGCTCACAGATATAAGCACTGCCGGAATTGCTCCCGTTGTCGTCGTCTAACCATGCTCCGACCACGGCATAACCACCTGAGATTGCAACGCTACGGCCGAATTGGTCCCCTGCCGCCCAATCGAAGGTCGTCAGCTTCGTCTCGGTGACGTCTTGCCCATACACACCACTACTGATGGCCAGTAACAAAAAATACAATACGCCACGTGCTGCCATGTTTTTTCACTCCAAGAAGCTCTCTTCCTCTCCACGCCCTTCTTATAAAAGGACAGCTACTAGAATACCATGCGATATTGGCTCGTTAGTGCGGTATTTGAGGTTCTCGAGCGACATCCAGGCTTCCTGATCAGCGCTCGTTGCTGGGCGACTTCTTTGATCCGCCGGCGGGCGCTGCACGCAGCGGCGCATTGCAGTCATTGCCATAGTTGATCAGGAACTCAGAGAAGTCGTCGATGTCAACGTCTTGATCGCCGTCGAGATCAGCTGAGAGACCTGCACCAGCCTGACCAAACTGAATGAGGAATGCCGTGAAGTCGAGAAGGTCTACAACATTGTCCAGAACAATGTCGCCAGGGCATACAAAGCATGCTTCCGAATCACATACAACACCATGTCCCAGATACAGACCGTTTGCTATCAGGCAGGTGTCCTCATGTACCGGAATACATATGCCATCAACACAACACCCGCCCGTTATTCCACTGACAGAACTATAAGACTGCACCCGACCATCACCATCGAGAACAAAGTCATACCTAATGCCATCGTGATCAAAACCATCAACACGACCATTTCCATCACGCAACAAGAGCACCGGCTCTCTTGTGAGCATTCCTGTCGTGTCTGATGTATAGAACCATGTCACTGATGAACCCTGCGAATACGTGTCTGCGAAAAATAGAGCCTGGTTGATAGGATCTAACCGCCCTTGATCAAATCGAGTCATTCCTAATTCCATGACAACCGAGCTCTTCACAAACCATTGATTAGCAATCGATGCAAAGAACTCTTGAGGTGCAGCAACGAAGTATCCATCATCGATCATACTTTGTAGGTAATTCATAGACTCCTCGCCCGCATCCGAAATGAGCTGCATCTTTCGTTCACTCCACTGCTCATCTTTGGCTGCGATGACATCAACAACATGATTTGCCTCATGCGCAACCACCTCAACAAATCCATCGCTGGCCTGTGGCTGAACATCTGAAGGAAATGGATTTCCAGAGACTTGTCCAACGTCCATACAAAATACATTGACGCCATTGCCCATACCACGCAGATTGATTATGCCAGGTGCACCACCTAAACAATCGATCGCTGATATCGAGTTGAGTGTCAACATTCCCTGTGGTGTTAGATCACACAGATCATCAATCATTTGAATTTCAGGGATATCAAGCTGGTCATTTTCGAGCAGCAACATATTGTATTTCATAAATAACGACTGCCTCAATCCTGCCAACTGACCGAGATCCGAAATTTCTTGCTTCTTTTCATCAGTGAGCTCTAAGCTGTCACGCCATGTCAGCCAGGCCCGCTCACGAACCCAGGCACTCACAGACTCTATCTCTTCATCAAATGAACCCCATCGAGCGTAGTAGTCTGGCCATTGTTCCATAAGGGCCTTGTAGGCCTGATATACGTTCTCCCGATCTGGGTGATCCCAGGCAAAGTTCTTTGTAGGAATTGCCAGAGTTGCATGCGCCTCTAGGAACGAGTCCCTCTGAGCTGGGTTGGTTTCAAGAATGCTCGGCAATTGACTGCCATAAACATCGTGCATCTGCATGATTCGTTCAATACTCTCTGGAACACTCATGGGGTTCAGATCGAAGTAGAACGAGTCAAATGCATTGGTGTTGTATTTCTTTAACCACCGGGCACCAAAACGATGGCCCAGTTGATTCATGGGATATTCTTCCATGGAAGTATTGTCATAATAGTGGTCCCATACCCAACCAAGTCCCGTGAGGCATAATCGGCCTCCGTCATCGACCCAGTGTTCGATGGCATCGATCTCATCCTCAGTAATCTGCCCCTTCGCATCAGCAATGATCAGTGCAGTGTATTGCTGGAGCGATTCTTCGGTGATTGGCGATGGAATTGGCACCATGTCAATGCCAACTGTCGAGGCAAGACTCTCGAGATCCGTAGTGGATGGAGCATATTCATTGTGCCCCGTTGTATATCCAATAATTGACTCGCCATCCGCAGTCAGATATGAAATCACATTGAGATTTAACTCCCAATTATCGTAAAGCTCAAGCTGGCCACATAATACTCCTCCATCGACTATCACTCGACCCTGACCTACTTCAGCAGCCATGAGCACTAACGATGGAAACGCTATGTCGCTATCCGCACCAACAAGTGGGATCCACATGTCATTTTCTGGGTAAATGGTGCCTGGTGTTCCTTCTTTACCAACCTGATTAAGACCACATACGATTTGCGAAAACTCACCTACGACTCGTTGGCATTCGTCCGGAACTTCATCTTGATCGCAATCCAAGCTGTTACCAGAATAGAGATCGCACAGATCTAACACCCCATTGGAGTTGCAATCAACAAAGATATGACACTCATCTGGAACAAGATCCTCATTGCAGTCGAGACTGCTTCCTTCACCAATGTCGTGCCAATCTAAAATCCCGTTGTCGTTGCAATCATCACATAGCTCGAAAAAGACATTACCACCAGCATCAGTCCAGTCATCTGAACTAAAATGACCTCCTACATTGCCACAGAACACAGATGACGCAACATGTGGCCAGTATGCATCTCCTTGGGTTGCCATAAAAATAGCTGCGCCACAGTTGCTTAGATTGTCTTCAAATATGCACCGATCAAACACTGCGTTACACAACCAAGCAGATACTGCCCCGCCACAACCCCCCTCCTGAGATTGGTTAGCCACAAATCTACAATCGGCAACACTTGGATTGGCCTCTGCCCCGGCAATGCTCATGCCACCACCCCAGACAGCTGTGTTATTACGAAACTCACATTGCTCGATCGAAGCAGAGCAATTAGAAATACGTAGGCCTCCACCAGCATAGCCTGCCGAATTATTTTGAAATACACAGTTTCGTACTGTGATGGATGCGTCAAGCAACATGCCTCCCCCATCACTGTTCCCTAAACCATTGACGAACGTAAAGCCTTCAATAATCGTGTTCGTTGACGTAGTGGAATCACAATAAAGACCTCGTCGAGCGTTTTGTCCGTCGATGATCGTTGAGTTGACTACACTCGGATTAGTTGGATCAGAGCTTCGAAGCGTAACTGCTTGATCAGGCATATTCACAACATGGCCATCTTGTGTGGAGGTGTACGTGCCGGGTGCGACAACGATCTCATCGCCGTTGCTCGCAGCAGCGAC encodes:
- a CDS encoding FG-GAP repeat protein translates to MAARGVLYFLLLAISSGVYGQDVTETKLTTFDWAAGDQFGRSVAISGGYAVVGAWLDDDNGSNSGSAYICERDGLGNWNEVQKLTASDGAENDRFGLSVSISGDYAVIGAYEEDDNYSSGSAYIFERDGAGSWNEVQKLTASDGAENDRFGRSVSISGEYAVIGADLAHGNDFYSGGAYIFDRDGDGNWNEVAKLTASDGAYNDRFGWSVSISGDYAVIGAIGGGYNGTWSGSAYIFEHDRDGNWTEVNKLTASDGAAEDYFGGSVSISGNYAVIGAYGDDDDGSYSASAYVFERDGAGVWSEAQKLTASDAAAGDYFGYSVSISGDYAVIGAGWDDDNGYSSGSAYVYERDGQGNWSEAAKLIASDGAGYDNFGRSVAISGGYAVVGAPDDDDKGTNSGSAYIFDRDGDGDWIQSAKQTSPADDDFFGGSVSISGEYAVVGAGWDDDNGSSSGSAYVYERDGAGNWNEVQKLTASDGAAEDYFGFSVSISGDYAVIGAPHDDDTGPDSGSAYIFERDGLGNWNEVQKLIASDGDAEDYFGGSVSISGNYVVIGSRSRLNISSESAYVFERDELGNWSEVQKLTASDGASGDLFGVSVAISGGYAVVGAVYDDGNGSRSGSAYVFERDGAGNWFEAAKLIASDGAEWDIFGESVSISGDDAVIGA